The Nocardioides sp. S-1144 genome includes a region encoding these proteins:
- a CDS encoding acyl-CoA dehydrogenase family protein, whose product MAAGRDVGAALDLAAAWSGRLPRPGGGATRRLWEAMATVAATDLQAARALEPHLDAVAILDELDGRDVPAGTSWGVFAAEGPGVRLEAHETADGWVLDGTKPWCSLAGRLSHALVTAWLDDDARGLFAVDLRAPGVTTGGGTWVARGLPEVVSTPIHLAGVRAEPVGGRGWYLDRHGFAWGGIGVAAVWYGGAVGVARRLLRQAAERELDQVGRAHLGAVDRTLHAARAVLAEAADDVDAGRADGPAGAVLALRVRAVVVDAVESVLRHCDHALGPGPLVGEPAHAAAVADLHLYVRQHHAERDDAALGGAVTGLPDDGRAW is encoded by the coding sequence GTGGCCGCCGGCCGCGACGTCGGTGCCGCGCTCGACCTCGCCGCCGCGTGGTCGGGCCGCCTCCCCCGGCCCGGCGGCGGCGCGACCCGTCGGCTGTGGGAGGCCATGGCCACCGTCGCCGCCACCGACCTCCAGGCGGCCCGGGCCCTCGAGCCGCACCTGGACGCCGTCGCGATCCTCGACGAGCTCGACGGGCGCGACGTGCCCGCCGGCACCAGCTGGGGTGTGTTCGCGGCCGAGGGTCCCGGGGTCCGGCTCGAGGCCCACGAGACGGCGGACGGCTGGGTCCTCGACGGCACGAAGCCCTGGTGCTCGCTCGCGGGGCGGCTGAGCCACGCCCTGGTGACGGCGTGGCTCGACGACGACGCCCGCGGCCTCTTCGCGGTCGACCTGCGTGCCCCCGGGGTCACCACGGGCGGCGGCACGTGGGTCGCCCGCGGCCTGCCCGAGGTCGTCAGCACCCCCATCCACCTCGCCGGCGTGCGGGCCGAGCCGGTGGGCGGACGCGGCTGGTACCTCGACCGCCACGGGTTCGCCTGGGGCGGCATCGGCGTCGCCGCGGTCTGGTACGGCGGCGCGGTCGGGGTCGCCCGCCGGCTGCTGCGCCAGGCCGCCGAGCGCGAGCTCGACCAGGTCGGCCGCGCCCACCTGGGCGCCGTCGACCGGACGCTCCACGCCGCGCGCGCCGTCCTCGCGGAGGCTGCGGACGACGTCGACGCCGGCCGGGCCGACGGGCCGGCCGGCGCCGTCCTGGCGCTGCGCGTGCGGGCCGTCGTGGTCGACGCCGTCGAGTCCGTGCTGCGGCACTGCGACCACGCCCTGGGGCCGGGCCCCCTCGTCGGTGAGCCGGCGCACGCCGCCGCGGTCGCCGACCTGCACCTCTACGTGCGCCAGCACCACGCCGAGCGCGACGACGCCGCCCTGGGTGGCGCCGTCACCGGGCTGCCCGACGACGGCCGCGCGTGGTGA
- a CDS encoding DNA polymerase III subunit gamma and tau: MESPLALYRRYRPETFAEVIGQEHVTEPLRAALGNNRVNHAYLFSGPRGCGKTTSARILARALNCELAPVADPCGECDSCRDLARTGPGSIDVIEIDAASHGGVDDARDLREKAFFAPVRSRYKVYIIDEAHMVTTQGFNALLKLVEEPPPHLRFIFATTEPEKVIPTIRSRTHHYPFRLIPPRLLSSYLTELCEKEGVAIEPAALPLVVRAGAGSARDTLSVLDQLLGGAGAAGVTHELASGLLGYTPDTLLDEVVDAFAAGDGASVFGVVDKVIETGQDPRRFTEDLLRRLRDLVIIAAVPDAPATGLIDVSADQGERLVAQASRFGRSDLSRAADLVAVGLTEMRGATAPRLLLELICARVLLPGADHSTHGVQARLDRLERRAAITAPAEERPVPEIVPSLRAPAPREPVPEPIAAPAPPPEPLPTPPPVSEPSEPLPTPPPVSDPTPWPTPPPASEPAQPEPAAPEPTQPEPEPARPEPAAPARPAPVPPAPEPAPEPQRAASAPEPAAAPPGLSLVDVRRLWPDIIEATKQRRRITWIHLSQNAQVVAVGEKTLTLGFANGGARDSFESGGSPEIVRQAVIDVIGADYRIETIIDPGADATAAPPPAAAPDRLPEQPGPAATPPEPAPAAPPTRPESAGPSSAPPDEPPPWAVDEPEPDPSGPPPVSGREALRQVRAPAPQEPTRDPDADASPDDLDADHEQIGTDDLLARELGAQVIEEIPHQ, encoded by the coding sequence GTGGAATCGCCGCTCGCGCTCTATCGCCGCTACCGGCCCGAGACCTTCGCGGAGGTCATCGGGCAGGAGCACGTGACCGAGCCCCTGCGCGCGGCCCTGGGCAACAACCGCGTCAACCACGCCTACCTCTTCTCGGGCCCGCGCGGCTGCGGCAAGACGACGTCGGCGCGGATCCTGGCCCGGGCGCTCAACTGCGAGCTCGCCCCGGTGGCCGACCCGTGCGGTGAGTGCGACAGCTGCCGCGACCTCGCCCGCACCGGTCCGGGCTCGATCGACGTCATCGAGATCGACGCCGCCTCCCACGGTGGCGTCGACGACGCGCGTGACCTGCGGGAGAAGGCCTTCTTCGCGCCGGTCCGCTCGCGCTACAAGGTCTACATCATCGACGAGGCCCACATGGTCACCACGCAGGGCTTCAACGCCCTGCTCAAGCTCGTCGAGGAGCCGCCGCCGCACCTGCGGTTCATCTTCGCCACCACCGAGCCGGAGAAGGTCATCCCGACCATCCGCTCGCGCACCCACCACTACCCGTTCCGGCTGATCCCCCCGCGGCTGCTCTCGAGCTACCTCACCGAGCTGTGCGAGAAGGAGGGCGTGGCCATCGAGCCGGCCGCGCTGCCGCTCGTCGTCCGGGCCGGGGCCGGGTCGGCCCGCGACACGCTGTCGGTGCTCGACCAGCTGCTCGGCGGCGCCGGTGCCGCCGGCGTCACCCACGAGCTGGCCAGCGGCCTGCTCGGCTACACCCCCGACACCCTGCTCGACGAGGTCGTCGACGCCTTCGCCGCCGGCGACGGTGCGTCGGTCTTCGGTGTCGTCGACAAGGTGATCGAGACCGGCCAGGACCCGCGCCGCTTCACCGAGGACCTCCTGCGCCGCCTGCGCGACCTGGTGATCATCGCCGCGGTGCCCGACGCCCCCGCCACCGGGCTGATCGACGTCTCGGCCGACCAGGGTGAGCGGCTGGTCGCGCAGGCGTCGCGGTTCGGGCGCTCCGACCTCAGCCGGGCCGCCGACCTCGTCGCGGTCGGCCTCACCGAGATGCGCGGGGCCACCGCGCCGCGGCTGCTGCTCGAGCTCATCTGCGCGCGGGTGCTGCTGCCTGGCGCCGACCACTCGACCCACGGCGTCCAGGCCCGCCTCGACCGCCTCGAGCGGCGGGCCGCCATCACCGCCCCGGCCGAGGAGCGGCCGGTCCCCGAGATCGTGCCGAGCCTGCGCGCCCCCGCACCGCGCGAGCCGGTGCCCGAGCCGATCGCCGCGCCGGCCCCGCCGCCCGAGCCGCTGCCCACGCCGCCCCCGGTGTCCGAGCCGTCCGAGCCGCTGCCCACGCCGCCGCCGGTGTCCGACCCGACGCCCTGGCCGACGCCGCCCCCGGCGTCCGAGCCGGCCCAGCCCGAGCCCGCCGCTCCCGAGCCGACGCAGCCGGAGCCCGAGCCGGCCCGGCCCGAGCCGGCAGCACCGGCTCGGCCCGCGCCCGTGCCGCCGGCGCCCGAGCCGGCCCCCGAGCCGCAGCGCGCCGCGTCGGCGCCGGAGCCGGCCGCCGCGCCGCCGGGGCTGTCCCTGGTCGACGTCCGCCGGCTGTGGCCCGACATCATCGAGGCCACCAAGCAGCGTCGCCGGATCACCTGGATCCACCTGTCCCAGAACGCCCAGGTGGTCGCCGTCGGCGAGAAGACCCTGACCCTGGGTTTTGCCAACGGCGGCGCCCGCGACTCCTTCGAGTCCGGCGGGAGCCCCGAGATCGTCCGGCAGGCCGTCATCGACGTCATCGGGGCCGACTACCGGATCGAGACGATCATCGACCCGGGCGCCGACGCCACCGCCGCGCCGCCGCCGGCTGCGGCACCCGACCGGCTGCCCGAGCAGCCCGGCCCGGCCGCCACCCCGCCGGAGCCCGCGCCGGCGGCCCCCCCGACCCGTCCCGAGTCGGCCGGTCCGTCGTCCGCGCCGCCCGACGAGCCGCCGCCGTGGGCCGTCGACGAGCCCGAGCCCGACCCGTCGGGCCCGCCGCCGGTCAGCGGCCGGGAGGCCCTGCGGCAGGTCCGCGCGCCGGCCCCGCAGGAGCCGACCCGCGACCCCGACGCCGACGCCAGCCCCGACGACCTCGACGCCGACCACGAGCAGATCGGCACCGACGACCTGCTCGCCCGCGAGCTCGGCGCCCAGGTGATCGAGGAGATCCCGCACCAGTAG
- a CDS encoding YbaB/EbfC family nucleoid-associated protein has product MTDNPFGGSGGFDMNALLEQAQQMQAQLMQAQERLAETVVEGSVAGVTVKVSGTGDLLGIDIAPGSVDGDDAESLTDLGDVIVAAYRDAKGRADEAAATAMGPLAAGGGLPGMPDLGQPGGGSGQLGF; this is encoded by the coding sequence ATGACCGACAACCCGTTCGGCGGCTCCGGCGGCTTCGACATGAACGCCCTGCTCGAGCAGGCCCAGCAGATGCAGGCCCAGCTGATGCAGGCCCAGGAGCGCCTGGCCGAGACCGTGGTGGAGGGCAGCGTCGCGGGCGTGACCGTGAAGGTCAGCGGCACCGGCGACCTGCTGGGCATCGACATCGCGCCCGGCTCGGTCGACGGCGACGACGCCGAGTCGCTCACCGACCTGGGCGACGTGATCGTCGCGGCCTACCGCGACGCCAAGGGCCGCGCCGACGAGGCCGCCGCGACGGCGATGGGCCCCCTGGCCGCCGGTGGTGGCCTGCCGGGGATGCCCGACCTGGGGCAGCCGGGCGGCGGGTCCGGCCAGCTCGGTTTCTGA
- the recR gene encoding recombination mediator RecR has translation MYEGVVQDLIDELGRLPGVGPKSAQRIAFHLLQADPVDVRRLSDVLVEVKAKVRFCATCFNVSESEHCRICTDPRRDPTVLCVVEEYKDVVAIERTREFRGRYHVLGGAISPIDGVGPDQLRIRELMTRLADGELTEIILATDPNLEGEATATYLTRLLRPLGLRVTRLASGLPVGGDLEYADEVTLGRAFVGRQAAP, from the coding sequence GTGTACGAAGGCGTGGTCCAGGACCTCATCGACGAGCTCGGGCGGCTGCCCGGGGTCGGACCCAAGAGCGCCCAGCGGATCGCGTTCCACCTGCTGCAGGCCGACCCGGTCGACGTGCGCCGGCTCTCCGACGTCCTCGTCGAGGTGAAGGCGAAGGTCCGCTTCTGCGCGACCTGCTTCAACGTCTCCGAGTCCGAGCACTGCCGCATCTGCACCGACCCGCGCCGCGACCCGACCGTGCTCTGCGTGGTCGAGGAGTACAAGGACGTCGTCGCCATCGAGCGCACCCGGGAGTTCCGGGGGCGCTACCACGTGCTCGGCGGTGCGATCTCGCCGATCGACGGCGTCGGGCCCGACCAGCTCCGCATCCGCGAGCTGATGACCCGGCTCGCCGACGGCGAGCTCACCGAGATCATCCTCGCGACCGACCCCAACCTCGAGGGCGAGGCGACCGCGACCTACCTCACCCGGCTGCTGCGTCCGCTGGGGTTGCGTGTCACCCGGCTGGCCAGTGGACTGCCGGTGGGCGGAGACCTCGAGTACGCAGACGAAGTGACCCTCGGACGAGCATTCGTAGGAAGGCAGGCAGCGCCATGA
- a CDS encoding DUF5063 domain-containing protein: MTQPGNDPTIDGEIEDFAQQIADSVSSFLLALRAIAREADGSRAISLLLLEISQVLLAGARLGVQRDFTPRAEYQPDVGPEADVDDMRLRLAEMLGNVDTYALVFDPYVPELVASQLSDDLASIATDLENGLRHFRSGHVDEALWWWQFSYVSSWGNLAGAALNALLSVVAHDRLDVDNDSEHELLEVVEAVLEQ; encoded by the coding sequence ATGACGCAGCCCGGCAACGACCCCACCATCGACGGCGAGATCGAGGACTTCGCCCAGCAGATCGCCGACTCCGTGTCGAGCTTCCTGCTGGCGCTGCGCGCGATCGCCCGGGAGGCCGACGGCAGCCGCGCCATCTCGCTGCTGCTGCTCGAGATCAGCCAGGTGCTCCTGGCCGGGGCCCGGCTCGGCGTCCAGCGTGACTTCACGCCGCGCGCGGAGTACCAGCCCGACGTCGGTCCGGAGGCCGACGTCGACGACATGCGGCTGCGGCTGGCCGAGATGCTCGGCAACGTCGACACCTACGCCCTCGTCTTCGACCCCTACGTGCCCGAGCTCGTCGCGAGCCAGCTCTCCGACGACCTCGCCAGCATCGCCACCGACCTCGAGAACGGGCTGCGGCACTTCCGCTCCGGCCACGTCGACGAGGCGCTGTGGTGGTGGCAGTTCTCCTACGTCTCCTCGTGGGGCAACCTGGCCGGCGCCGCCCTGAACGCGCTGCTGTCGGTGGTCGCCCACGACCGCCTCGACGTCGACAACGACTCCGAGCACGAGCTGCTCGAGGTGGTCGAGGCGGTCCTCGAGCAGTAG
- a CDS encoding aspartate kinase has translation MGIVVQKYGGSSVADGEAIKRVARRIVEAKRDGNDVVVAVSAMGDSTDELLGLASQVSPLPPARELDMLLTAGERISMALVAMAISDLGFSARSFTGSQAGVITDSVHGKAKIIDVTPGRIQSAIDEGHIVIVAGFQGVSQDTKEITTLGRGGTDTTAVALAAALDADVCEIYTDVDGVFTADPRIVPTARKLDTVTYEEMLELAACGAKILHLRCVEYARRYDIPIHVRSSFSHLEGTIVRGSIDDQAHQESTMEAAIIAGVAHDRSEAKITVVGVPDKVGEAARIFTALADAQINLDMIVQNVSAAATNLTDISFTLPRSDGAVAMAALDALQDEVGFESLQYDETIGKVSLIGAGMRSHPGVTAKFFASIAEAGVNIGMISTSEIRISVVVSEIDVDAAVAATHTAFDLDADEVEAVVYGGTGR, from the coding sequence GTGGGCATTGTCGTGCAGAAGTACGGCGGATCGTCGGTCGCCGACGGCGAGGCGATCAAGCGGGTCGCGCGACGGATCGTCGAGGCCAAGCGCGACGGCAACGACGTCGTCGTCGCCGTGTCCGCGATGGGCGACAGCACCGACGAGCTGCTCGGTCTCGCCAGCCAGGTCAGCCCGCTGCCGCCGGCCCGCGAGCTCGACATGCTGCTGACGGCCGGCGAGCGGATCTCGATGGCGCTGGTTGCGATGGCCATCTCCGACCTCGGGTTCAGCGCACGCTCCTTCACCGGCTCCCAGGCCGGCGTCATCACCGACTCGGTGCACGGCAAGGCCAAGATCATCGACGTCACGCCGGGGCGGATCCAGTCCGCGATCGACGAGGGCCACATCGTCATCGTCGCCGGGTTCCAGGGCGTCTCCCAGGACACCAAGGAGATCACCACGCTCGGGCGCGGCGGCACCGACACCACCGCGGTCGCGCTCGCGGCCGCGCTGGACGCCGACGTCTGCGAGATCTACACCGACGTCGACGGCGTCTTCACCGCCGACCCCCGCATCGTCCCGACGGCCCGCAAGCTCGACACGGTCACCTACGAGGAGATGCTCGAGCTCGCCGCGTGCGGCGCGAAGATCCTCCACCTGCGGTGCGTGGAGTACGCGCGCCGCTACGACATCCCGATCCACGTCCGGTCGTCGTTCAGCCACCTCGAGGGCACCATCGTCCGCGGCAGCATCGACGACCAGGCACACCAGGAGAGCACCATGGAAGCAGCGATCATCGCCGGCGTCGCCCACGACCGCAGCGAGGCCAAGATCACCGTCGTCGGCGTGCCCGACAAGGTCGGGGAGGCCGCGCGGATCTTCACCGCGCTCGCCGACGCCCAGATCAACCTCGACATGATCGTCCAGAACGTCTCGGCGGCCGCGACCAACCTCACCGACATCTCCTTCACGCTGCCCCGCAGCGACGGCGCCGTCGCGATGGCGGCCCTCGACGCGCTGCAGGACGAGGTCGGCTTCGAGTCCCTCCAGTACGACGAGACGATCGGCAAGGTCTCCCTCATCGGCGCCGGGATGCGCTCGCACCCGGGCGTGACCGCCAAGTTCTTCGCCTCGATCGCCGAGGCCGGCGTCAACATCGGGATGATCTCGACCTCGGAGATCCGGATCTCGGTCGTGGTCAGCGAGATCGACGTCGACGCGGCCGTCGCGGCCACCCACACGGCCTTCGACCTCGACGCCGACGAGGTCGAGGCCGTCGTCTACGGCGGCACGGGCCGCTGA
- a CDS encoding aspartate-semialdehyde dehydrogenase: protein MAVNIGIVGATGQVGVAMRQILEQRAFPADGVRFFASARSAGTVLPFAGREITVEDAATADPTGLDIALFSAGATTSRAHADRFAAAGVVVVDNSSAFRMDPDVPLVVSEVNPGDLALATGPGGRGIVANPNCTTMAAMPVLKPLHDDAGLVRLIASTYQAVSGSGVAGVEELASQVAAGGDKARELAYDGAAVAFPEPGKYARTIAYNVLPLAGSIVDDGLFETDEEQKLRNESRKILGLPDLRVSGICVRVPVFTGHSLAINAEFERPMPVERARELLGAAAGVELSDIPTPLQAAGQDPSYVGRIRQDPGVDGARGLALFISNDNLRKGAALNTVQIAELLAATR, encoded by the coding sequence ATGGCCGTGAACATCGGCATCGTCGGCGCCACCGGCCAGGTGGGCGTCGCCATGCGCCAGATCCTCGAGCAGCGGGCCTTCCCTGCCGACGGGGTCCGCTTCTTCGCCTCGGCCCGCTCGGCCGGCACCGTGCTGCCGTTCGCGGGTCGCGAGATCACCGTCGAGGACGCCGCCACGGCCGACCCGACCGGGCTCGACATCGCGCTCTTCTCCGCCGGCGCCACCACGTCGCGGGCCCACGCCGACCGCTTCGCCGCCGCCGGCGTGGTCGTCGTCGACAACTCCTCGGCGTTCCGGATGGACCCCGACGTCCCGCTGGTGGTCTCCGAGGTCAACCCGGGCGACCTCGCCCTGGCGACCGGGCCCGGTGGCCGCGGCATCGTCGCGAACCCGAACTGCACGACCATGGCCGCGATGCCGGTCCTCAAGCCCCTGCACGACGACGCCGGGCTGGTGCGCCTGATCGCCTCGACCTACCAGGCCGTCTCCGGGTCCGGGGTCGCCGGCGTCGAGGAGCTCGCCTCCCAGGTCGCCGCCGGCGGCGACAAGGCCCGTGAGCTCGCCTACGACGGCGCCGCGGTGGCCTTCCCCGAGCCGGGCAAGTACGCGCGCACGATCGCCTACAACGTGCTGCCGCTGGCCGGGTCGATCGTCGACGACGGCCTCTTCGAGACCGACGAGGAGCAGAAGCTCCGCAACGAGTCGCGCAAGATCCTCGGCCTGCCCGACCTGCGCGTCTCGGGCATCTGCGTGCGGGTGCCCGTCTTCACCGGTCACTCGCTGGCGATCAACGCCGAGTTCGAGCGGCCGATGCCGGTCGAGCGGGCCCGCGAGCTGCTCGGTGCCGCCGCCGGGGTCGAGCTGAGCGACATCCCGACGCCGCTGCAGGCCGCCGGGCAGGACCCGTCCTACGTCGGCCGGATCCGCCAGGACCCGGGCGTCGACGGCGCGCGCGGTCTCGCCCTGTTCATCTCCAACGACAACCTGCGCAAGGGCGCCGCCCTCAACACCGTGCAGATCGCCGAGCTGCTCGCCGCGACCCGGTAG